The nucleotide window tttaacagataaaatgtaaagtcaagaagctacctctgaaggagtggtgcttgatatcggcggaattgccgatgatgatccagtagcagctcttaccccctgatgattaaggttaatatagtttgtaatcggcataagtgaaaataaacaaggttgttaccttaaaggctttgaccaaggttgtagcagcggccgatggagtagccctggatgtagccaatttggacttaaaagtgatggtcttggtacgaatcttctggtgggtcaaagcggctaaggtgggagcgttgtagccgatcggcgatgttggggaaataggccggaggttgaagggtttcccacttttgctcaccgatggtgctgggtggttaacctgttacaagggagTCAGTTATTGATAAATGAAAGGAAAAGTAGAAGGGAGTTcgaggaaacttaccgcgtcgtcggggatggcatattcagaatcaatcatgtgccgatatgtgtgagcagaagtcgagaacagttgctctttccactctcgccaccattgcttgtatgactcggtgatgaaagatattggtgtccaggtggatatatcaacatctgtagtatcggcatcaggagaaagttgtactaccttgttccagtctgttccgcaggtgattgtttccctgggtttgatcatatcggcaaagcagagtttgattggcagttgcccaaaagccaattggcgggatactgccgatgggttgtaaaattcatatgtaatattggtgtttttcccgctgccgaatgtgtttactggaattgccctgggagtgatgatagccatcatgagctcattatcttgattcagagtgtcatcggcaaagttgaaaagaagggggaatctgttttcttcgtcgatataaggcacccaggccctatgatcacgagaaagaccattatagaagctttgaaagaatctgccgatttggtcttcgttggcttctgttccaggaaggacaattatggcttcaccaaaattgaggggtgagcgtgttgccgattcatcatccccgagcacataatcttcagcaatgtctcgtgggaattgttgagcaaaaaagtcccattgcaaacgtttgtgcatatgggcattcagccacatgttgatgaaccaccacgggcctcccaggttgccgatgggttcgccaagcagaagtttctgagacacttggtgaagaagatgataagtggagctcagaaggtatcggccaagaggaaaccttacgccattagccagaagttcagctgcagggaggaaggcgttggttggtcctactgatcgaccacagaagataaatttttctaaccacatattcaggaatgtggcatgttccctctggctaggtgtcccggttttctggtattcttgaatatatcctgtccaaccgccgatgttacgggtattcactctatattcaggctttctaccatagatggagccttcatcggcagttgagatgtccaagccagtaagcatgtggacatcggcaagggtaggggtagctgggccatgtccaaacataaaagtattggtcgtatctgaccagaaataagcagctgcaattatcattgattcatttttctgcatatcggcaatggagaGCCTAATACATTGGTCTAactttcgttctgcccagtatacttgcatcgatctattgaccctcaaataccaatctttccaccctttggtggttttgggccaagatcggaatgtgtctttccacaagttcagagagaaattttgggctctaaaggggattctgttaacctctgcgttgatcagatcggttggatctgggttgcccattggtccaaggcattggacgtgtggctgatcggttgggataattaatttgttgcgcagttcctagggttatggaatccagaagacagaagaaaggaaaaatcaccaactgaataaatttacaaaaagatcaaagtaaaaggtaatggaagtggagcgaaccgcgggggcgtcgaagttgatggccattgtcttgagggaGGTGGAGATATGAGCCgggaacttgaagttagcgccggagaagggttcttgttggttgaggtcgcgcggttgttcgtcggagtcgccgccggagagagagaatgccaaggattggaggctgaagatagaaaatgagggttccagagaaatctatttataagccggccagaataagggtattttggacttatctctatgacgcgcgcatataggtcaaggcggtgcagggggatatggtaactattcgcgcgataatcaggggattgtacagatgagttgataacaagtaattatgacttggaagggatattgatacatgatattttaattcttaaaatggcagcattatcatgttaagatcttgccgatgggttgttgttttggtatctcaatcaaggcaagagtggttggtgattgtgcgatatttactgaagtgcgtggatcaagattagatttgattggatttgataacaaatcaagttttggcttggagaatgagttacggtaattgggcaaaggcaagcgttatctggagtaaatttcggagcattaatggttttatactccgaaattggggggcatgtgttgacaccgttttttgcacgtgtcaaaataatcggagtggatcaatcggcaaggggaaagttattgaatgctttgatagccaatgaaagccagtttgtaaaaatggttgccgatagttggtgatgatcgatggaaaggttgatttggactcgggcgttgccgatgaggttggaggagttgttgtcgatgccgatgaaaggaagcttaaagactactgccgatgaaacagggagtatgccgatgaaggaagacttaaagactactgccgatgaagcagggagtctgccgatgaaggaagacttgaagcctactgccgatgaaatagggagtatgccgatgggaaggacagtgagatttccatcgtaattgaggcggacagggaaatagataggagttgatttccttttctgtatttgttaggttatgattcgtgtaagagtcacgtgtttcctgagatatgggattggtgtcctagttgtgtttggttatgtctctttagatcagggtataaatatggagtaaggggcaatgtaagaatcaatatcaatcaatatcaaaaccaacttttactactatttgcatctacttttcggcgacttcgtcaatttgcatatttttctttttacgagttctcattgattcggcgagctgcatcgcttcagtgcgatcttcggcgattctcgagttccgtgtgagcacctcttggccgtgacttccaggcgtatcgctgttgtcaggaccaaagtgttcgtttcttcatccttgtcgattagcaggtcaaatcgactggcacgctttggatatcgattcgggtattagccctttgtgtttgcagatcacttttgcatcaacattaatataaataaacataaaactaaaagaggatgataataaataattaaaagatgcatgaatttgacacctaaaaattaccaaaaagAACAAAATAAACCTACTCGATGTAGCTTATTGCGCTGCATCTGCcgattattatttttttatttgtgtgAGTGCATCTATGGTTGTTTGAACTAAGGTCtataatttggaagcaaggggaaggcaggcttagggatggaaaaccctccataaataactaaatAGGTTATTGATATCGCCATGGATTTCCCAACCTAGAAAAAATCATGGATTCTAAGGGGATTTGAGTTTCCAGAGAAAGACAAAAAAAAGCATCCTCCTCCTCGCTAGTGCTTTAGCGATTTGCTGGACGAGTCACAGTACTCTagatcatcctcctcctcattGGAGTCGTAGTTGGTGCTATACTTTGCCATCGCTCGAGTATGTTCCCATTGCTCGTCGCAGTTACTACTTGAATCGCTAGtgtagtagtcgaggggttgaCATGTTTTCCTACTCTGATAACGAGAAAGTCTGTAGCTCTGTGTATTTAATATGCTAGACTTTCTCATCATCAGAACAGTAAAATGCGCCCAcccctcgactactactctaACTGCTCATATTCTGaatctattttattagtaattagtaACGCTACGGGGACTCACGTCTTCTAACATTTGTTATCATCTGTGTCGAGTATAAATATCCTTCCTGGTCTCTTTTACTTTTCACTTGCAAGTTACTAGCCAAGGAAAGGAGGTAGTGTTACAACTTTGTTAGCAGATGTTGCCCATAGAACTACAGTAATCATCCTTGTTGAggtgagttttagtttctttgtcattttattctagtCAGGATCAAGATCTCAATCGAGGCTAAGACATGGCCTAGGCAATGTTGCATTGTACTAGTTGTTGCTTGTTCAAGGTGTAGGGTTTTTTCATATGTGGTTTTTTCTAATGATTTTTTCCTTGTGCTTTTTTGTTCTTTATACAGAGATATGTCATTGTACCACAACACCCATGTTTACTCCACCAGCAAGCTTGTGCTTTGGTGGCTAGGAGTGTCGCCAGGTATCGTAGAAGGGTTGCTTGTTGCTTGGGGACGTCATGTTCAACAACAACCCTGACTAATCATTGTTGAAGCCGTAGTTCGTTATATGCTTTGTTACAGTTGTCGAAGACAATGATACTGGTGAGATTTTTGTCCATGTTAGGAATTTTGAGCAAATGAAAAGACTTAGTAGTATTACTATGTTTGTGGGAGGAGACTTTGTCATCTTCACTCATGTTGATCGATTGATTGCAATTTGTCAACCGTCTGACATGAGTCCCCTTGGAAAGATGAGATGTTTTAGAcattagagattagagaaatacTATGTAATGTACTTTTGTATATAAAGGAATAAAGTTATTATGTTGGTCCAACTATATTTATCttcctttatttctttcatacttcatatacttcgattgattcttattacattgagtttttttatttggtcACATTTGACAATTCTTACTCCTCgatttgggatggaggaagtagtTGAATTCAGATTTGGGCTAATCACAATCGTCAAAGGATGGATGCACAACCATTGAAATGTTTGTGCACCCTATACATAGAACGGTCATCTAAAATTTTCACTAGCCAGACACTAGTGGAGCGATAAGGTTGATCATAGAAGGTCCGATGGTTTGAAATCGTGACTACCTAAATAGTATTGATGAACGATGTGTGGCATCCATTTTCATCTTATAGGCTCCTGGATTCCCACATAGGCACGCGTGCATGGGTGGCTTTAGTAGGTAGTTCTAGCAGGGATGTCGCCTCGCTGCCCATCGCATTGATGTGACAAGGCGAAGCCAAACCGCCCACCCATGCAAACATGTCAGTGGTCGTGGGGTGATTCCATGGGTTATCTGCTATCTTTTGCGATCATCCATCTACCTTTCCACCCCAGATCTCctccttccatcccaaagcttttgccatcCACCCTGTTGTGCCCTTTGCACCATCGACACCTCCTgcgaggaccatgaccatgtagTGGACGAAGTCATCCTCGACCGCAAGGCATTCGATAAGCTATGACTGAATGCAATGATCCCGGAGGCCGCTGACGCAATCAGGTGGAGTCCCATCAAGAACCGAACTAGAGCCAAGGTCAGAGGCGAATGAGGTCGTCTCTTTCGCCCGTTTCCACTCTTTTGGGTTTGGGGTGCCGGCGCACCCCATACTCTAGTGGTTGCTATACTTCTATGGGATCTACTTCCACGACTTGACCCCAaaggggatcctccacctctctGTCTTCATCATGCTATACGAGGGCTTCCTAGGAGTCCCTGCCCACTATGACCTATGGCGGTCTTTATTCCAGGTGGTTTGCTCAACACCTAGGGGTCCATCTTCCTTGGATGGGGGGGTGCCTTGATCCAACTTCATCCTAGATTGGAGGACAGGTACCTGAGCCTTGACTACTACCCTTCCATAGACTTGGGGTGGCAAAAGTCATGGCTCTACATCCCTAATGAGAGCCTACCACTGTCGTCTTATTCTCCTAACCGACTGCATGGTGACCTCCTGGAGTCATAGGAGGAACAACTACCCCTAGAGACCTACATGCACCATGTGCCCATCTTGTTGGATGCGATCAAGGACTTGAAGGACCGAGGCCTGATGGGGACAAGGGTGATCCTTACCTTCATAGGCCACtgggtcctccccttgaagataAGGCACCACCCCTAGTGGAAGTTCTGAGGCCCAACAAACCCTACAATCGAGTCGAGGGTCACCATCCACAAGGATGACCTGGACCAATGGGTGATGAAGGTTATGGGAGAGTACACGATGGATCATGGCAGGGGCAGTTCCCAGTGGCCTTCAGCACCGGCCATCCTCCACCGATAGATGGACTTCTCATCAGCGTGGTCTCACACCCACCACTAGTTCCTCCTGACGAGGTGTTTTTTCTGTGTACCATTGTTCATGTTATTTCTTTTCATTAAATTAACTAGAGTATGCAAGCAATGCTTatgctagtatttgtgttcatgctgcttaatttaactagtatttggaaattCCCTACTTTCTCCATAGGTGGACGTGGGCATGATGGCGTCTCAAGGATCATTGGCCCTAGAGCTATGTTCTTCATTCACAGTCGTGCTCGGGAAGTGGCCCCATGAACCATCCCTCGGTGGGGGGCAGCCACCAGTGATGATTCCATGCCATGCTGCTCCGGATAGTCTGGTGagtcatttgccttctcaatcagatcgctctcccccttatcttGTGGACTTGAACTTGGCTTGCTTTGGGTAGAGAGACGTCCCATCGCCACACGCCGTCGTCGATCTCGTCTGACCCCAGACAGTCTTCTGGTGATGCATCATCAGACCATGAAGTCTTGTCTGACCTTGGATAGTCTTCTGGCGATGCATCATCAGACCATGAAAA belongs to Miscanthus floridulus cultivar M001 chromosome 4, ASM1932011v1, whole genome shotgun sequence and includes:
- the LOC136548476 gene encoding uncharacterized protein, translating into MIDSEYAIPDDAVNHPAPSVSKSGKPFNLRPISPTSPIGYNAPTLAALTHQKIRTKTITFKSKLATSRATPSAAATTLVKAFKGVRAATGSSSAIPPISSTTPSEQQLGTSANVPDAQASQPTSVDAPQPIIADVQAKRKEAMEAMQVEPIADRKQPMTSANVISKVLCPS